In the Mytilus trossulus isolate FHL-02 chromosome 1, PNRI_Mtr1.1.1.hap1, whole genome shotgun sequence genome, one interval contains:
- the LOC134681081 gene encoding uncharacterized protein LOC134681081, protein MFRIFSLFIFFIQLTIVSLEQYSLGTYFNDSFLSCKSNECHKNGTCVGDKCSCPNGYTGVLCQSEILECLTEPCQHSGICNDRIGTFTCTCVTGYSGRLCEIDSTQSTTTPKPRDCPPCLNGTCLHDIFGAVCICNNGYTGRDCSVPLVDPNVVSTCQEYYYGPDCRKFCKEFDDCANGHYYCDPTTGHKICRSGWSGQNCTNRDIPNYLDKECPPSLTCKNDGHCFNGSCCCRDGYTGKYCQTEQLKCSENPCPPGCTCHQMNKGHHCHCPSTKQPVTTAPDTTQESTIKSTSTTKPTTKVTNTLASTSQTTTKPTTKPTTKVTTTLASTTVQQTTRRKTTPSQFSTIKQEVGFCSETKCDQNNKCINATVPGLCYCLIDKAYFCPYVLKPTLSPFSLPTTSIISTSKQTQTTKKPTKLTTTPTTTPTITTPTTTTPTTTPTTTSTTKPTTQTTTTPTTTPTTTSTTKPTTQTTTTPTTITTTTPTTTPTTTSTTKPTTQTTTTPTTITTTTPTTTPTTTSTTKPTTQTTTTPTTITTTTPTTTQTTTPTTTPTTTPTTTPTTTPTTTPTTTPTTSTTSTPTTTTTKPTTIQSTTPKTIPLTLSTVIPEHGFCIETKCDSNVKCINATGPGLCYCVLDKAYFCPFKINPTAKETTTETTTATSTSTQPTTESTTTHTTESTPLPTTESTHSPTTESTHSPTTESTSSPTTDSTPSPTTESSPSSTTETTHLPTTESTPSPTTETTPLPTTESTSTESTFSPTTKSTALPTTESTPLPTTKSTALPTTKSTALPTTESTTLPTTRQTTKPTPRQTAKPTTSPTTSTIKPTTVSTTPSMKSTMKTTLATTEPTSMAIKLTTSATPNTDFAVFLNGTVKPEEIQILQSHLNKAGNKSGDGNCFPNITITNVEPMININLQQASKVQFHADECFNGTNDKFLENLKNEFKSKPLLQTNVPLTPTTTYSLVSLNDALYDIDLIGYVYQDNLQYIKDKLKKTWKTARGDTKNVDILVANSLQMIGKYGTRVTKIQYLASSRGSLITPKSHTPPSTSVINDEFQKCCEKGQQHLATVFIQPLYHYSQGVRITINKPAKDIKLDDVKRQLKSNYMSSLKDSNKCSIGCKLDVEVASLEKTLDSGKTDAVYFPILNGSLINDNGQLGIHKNLQACDSSCASSRRQYFDIGGGIKLRDMGSVRRALILNNGAARHTRAVADLNMVKSNYLTSNGYPVTRVWYSEPFNDSKIQWPNPNSAGRLDSIMKELSASNKTIVLNETQKLFEINLEGEVPASQLNNINNAIISAWKNFNSDLQNSDLGLTIKTWDKNYFSENSGHRVTKVKYVVSVLNADSSNTALQEPNENVTKHNLPKGISTCECIARKFREIRITGQIDMIDRTKIQNVLKLIWTSENTGLGVNINTKVVNVHKGFQTNNGKPAAKIEYYISPSLQSGGYVDEDNLDQPSYQNIKLKLQQQLSGLKVVETALVQKPSANEEKESKTWIYVVIGVAVALLLIIILLSLIILYRRLRRIESRTLKQSPGEMNGYDKEHFSEQPDFDSPNYSFSENEVAENEKNGTYMVNS, encoded by the exons ATGTTTAGGATATTTTCACTCTTCATATTTTTCATACAG TTGACGATAGTCTCACTGGAACAATACTCATTAGGAACTTATTTCAACGATTCTTTTTTATCCTGTAAAAGTAATGAATGTCATAAAAATGGAACATGTGTTGGAGACAAATGTTCTTGTCCAAATGGTTACACTGGAGTTCTTTGCCAGAGTGAAATATTAGAATGTCTGACAGAACCATGCCAACACAGTGGAATATGTAATGACCGTATTGGTACTTtcacatgtacatgtgtaaCTGGATACAGTGGAAGACTATGTGAAATAGATTCTACACAATCTACAACGACTCCTAAACCACGTGACTGTCCGCCATGTTTGAATGGTACATGTCTGCACGATATTTTTGGCGCGGTTTGTATATGCAATAATGGATACACTGGAAGAGATTGCTCCGTTCCGTTAGTAGACCCAAATGTTGTGAGTACATGTCAAGAATATTATTATGGCCCTGATTGTCGAAAATTCTGCAAAGAATTTGATGATTGCGCGAATGGACATTATTATTGTGATCCTACAACTGGACATAAAATATGTCGATCTGGATGGTCAGGCCAGAACTGTACTAACCGTGACATTCCAAACTACCTTGACAAAGAATGTCCTCCAAGTTTGACATGTAAAAATGATGGGCATTGCTTTAACGGTTCTTGTTGTTGTCGAGATGGCTACACAGGTAAATATTGTCAAACTGAACAACTGAAATGCTCAGAAAACCCGTGCCCTCCTGGCTGCACGTGTCATCAAATGAACAAAGGTCACCACTGTCACTGTCCATCTACAAAACAACCAGTAACGACAGCACCAGATACCACACAAGAGTCAACCATTAAATCAACATCTACAACCAAACCTACAACAAAAGTAACAAACACACTAGCTTCAACATCTCAAACCACAACCAAACCTACAACCAAACCTACAACAAAAGTAACAACCACATTAGCTTCAACAACAGTTCAACAAACAACAAGAAGGAAAACCACCCCTTCTCAATTTTCTACAATTAAGCAAGAAGTAGGATTTTGTTCTGAAACAAAATGTGACCAAAACAATAAGTGCATCAATGCCACTGTACCTGGACTATGTTATTGTTTAATTGATAAAGCATACTTCTGTCCGTACGTACTGAAACCAACCTTATCACCTTTTTCATTGCCAACTACTTCaataatttcaacttcaaaACAGACACAAACCACTAAGAAACCAACCAAATTAACCACTACACCAACAACCACACCAACCATCACAACACCAACCACTACCACACCAACTACAACACCAACAACTACATCAACAACCAAACCCACTACACAAACAACCACTACACCAACTACAACACCAACAACTACATCAACAACCAAACCCACTACACAAACAACCACTACACCAACAACAATAACAACCACTACACCAACTACAACACCAACAACTACATCAACAACCAAACCCACTACACAAACAACCACTACACcaacaacaataacaactaCTACACCAACTACAACACCAACAACTACATCAACAACCAAACCCACTACACAAACAACCACTACACCAACAACAATAACAACCACTACACCAACTACCACACAAACTACAACACCAACCACTACACCAActaccacaccaaccacaacaCCAACCACAACACCAACAACAACACCAACTACAACACCAACCACTTCAACAACAAGCACACCCACAACAACAACAACTAAACCAACAACAATACAATCAACAACACCAAAGACGATTCCATTAACATTGTCAACGGTTATACCGGAACATGGATTTTGTATTGAAACTAAATGTGACtcaaatgtaaaatgtattaatgCAACCGGTCCAGGATTGTGCTACTGTGTGTTAGATAAGGCATATTTTTGTCCTTTCAAAATAAACCCGACAGCAAAGGAAACTACAACAGAAACTACCACAGCGACTTCAACATCTACTCAACCTACTACGGAGTCAACTACTACACATACAACGGAGTCTACTCCCTTACCAACTACAGAGTCTACTCATTCACCAACTACAGAGTCTACTCATTCACCCACTACGGAGTCAACTTCTTCACCCACTACGGATTCAACTCCTTCGCCTACTACGGAGTCATCTCCTTCATCAACTACGGAAACAACTCATTTACCAACTACAGAGTCAACTCCTTCACCCACTACGGAAACAACTCCTTTACCTACTACGGAATCAACTTCTACGGAGTCCACCTTTTCACCCACTACTAAGTCAACAGCTTTACCTACAACAGAGTCAACACCTTTACCCACTACAAAGTCAACAGCTTTACCTACTACAAAGTCAACAGCTTTACCTACAACAGAGTCAACTACATTGCCAACAACAAGACAAACTACAAAACCAACACCAAGACAAACAGCAAAACCAACAACTTCACCAACTACATCAACCATTAAACCTACAACAGTATCTACAACTCCATCTATGAAATCAACGATGAAAACGACTTTAGCAACAACAGAACCAACATCGATGGctataaaattgacaacatcTGCTACACCTAATACAGACTTCGCTGTATTTTTGAACGGAACAGTTAAACCAGAGGAAATTCAAATACTGCAATCACACTTAAACAAGGCAGGCAATAAATCAG GTGATGGAAATTGTTTTCCGAACATCACGATAACAAACGTTGAACCAATGATCAATATAAATTT ACAACAGGCATCAAAAGTACAGTTTCATGCTGATGAGTGTTTCAACGGTACTAACGACAAATTTTTGGAAAACTTAAAGAACGAATTTAAAAGCAAACCATTACTACAAACTAATGTGCCCTTAACCCCAACCACCACGTATTCGTTGGTCAGTCTGAATGACGCATTATATGATATAGATCTTATTGGTTATGTCTATCAGGATAATCTGCAATACATTAAAGATAAACTGAAGAAAACATGGAAAACAGCACGTGGAG ataCAAAAAACGTAGACATTCTAGTTGCGAACTCTTTGCAAATGATTGGCAAATACGG AACTAGAGTAACGAAGATCCAATATCTTGCAAGCTCTCGGGGCTCTTTGATCACCCCGAAGAGTCACACACCACCATCTACGTCTGTCATTAATGACGAGTTCCAGAAATGTTGTGAAAAAGGACAACAACATCTTGCTACAGTGTTCATTCAACCTCTATACCACTACTCACAGGGAGTTCggataacaataaataaacccGCGAAAGATATCAAACTGGATGACGTTAAACGACAACTGAAATCGAATTATATGTCTTCTTTGAAAG acagTAATAAATGTTCTATTGGCTGTAAACTAGATGTTGAGGTGGCTTCATTAGAAAAAACGTTAGACTCTGG AAAAACCGACGCTGTTTACTTTCCAATTTTGAATGGAAGTCTTATTAACGACAATGGCCAATTAGGTATTCACAAAAATCTTCAAGCATGCGATTCCAGTTGTGCCTCTAGCAGACGACAATACTTTGATATAGGAGGAGGAATAAAGCTAAGAGATATGGGATCTGTAAGACGGGCGCTCATTTTAAATAACGGTGCGGCACGACATACTAGAGCAG TTGCTGATCTAAATATGGTAAAAAGCAATTACTTAACATCAAATGG gtatCCAGTAACGAGAGTATGGTATTCTGAACCATTTAATGACAGCAAAATACAGTGGCCTAATCCAAACTCTGCAGGAAGATTAGATTCAATTATGAAAGAGCTGTCTGCCTCTAATAAAACtatagttttaaatgaaacacaGAAACTTTTCGAAATAAATCTTGAAGGAGAGGTTCCAGCAAGCCAACTTAATAATATCAATAATGCTATAATTTCGGCTTGGAAAAACTTCAATTCAG ATCTACAAAACAGCGATTTAGGATTAACAATTAAAACGTGGGACAAGAATTACTTCTCCGAGAATTCTGG ACATAGAGTGACGAAAGTAAAGTATGTTGTTTCTGTTTTGAATGCTGATTCTTCTAACACAGCATTACAGGAGCCAAATGAAAATGTTACCAAGCATAACCTTCCAAAGGGAATTTCTACTTGTGAATGTATAGCTAGAAAATTTAGAGAGATCAGGATTACAGGACAGATCGACATGATTGATAgaactaaaattcaaaatgttttaaaactcaTTTGGACATCGGAGAACACAG GTCTTGGGGTCAACATAAACACCAAAGTTGTGAATGTTCATAAAGGGTTCCAGACAAATAACGG TAAACCTGCTGCAAAGATTGAGTATTACATATCACCTAGTTTACAAAGTGGAGGGTATGTCGATGAGGATAATTTGGACCAACCCTCTTATcaaaacatcaaattaaaattacaacaaCAACTTTCTGGTTTAAAAGTGGTTGAGACAGCACTTGTCCAAAAACCTTCAGCTAATGAGGAAAAAGAATCG AAAACATGGATTTACGTCGTCATTGGTGTGGCTGTTGCACTGCTATTAATAATCATTTTACTGTCGCTTATCATACTGTACAGGAGATTAAG ACGTATTGAATCAAGAACACTCAAACAAAGTCCCGGTGAGATGAATGGTTATGACAAAGAACATTTCTCCGAACAACCAGATTTCGATAGCCCTAATTATAGTTTTAGTGAAAACGAAGTTGCTGAAAACGAAAAGAATGGTACATATATGGTAAACTCGTGA